A region from the Bacteroidota bacterium genome encodes:
- a CDS encoding T9SS type A sorting domain-containing protein yields the protein MKNFLLLFTGIFTCTLAFNQSSTWENVYSIIQTNCSGCHVAGHVSGLDMSGTISETYDVLYDVVPTNIVSADKHYKRVTPGNPYKSFIFNKINNGLALDVNLVTGEGEACPQGASPLDEKEIELIRQWILYGAFETGTLVDETLIADFYDNDGIQSVPSPPSAPPVGEGYQIHYGPFFLWPEEEHEYWYKLETDESDTIEVNRLDTYMGEYSHHFIMYKYYNTAIASSVEYGIHDGPDFNGVELVYGHQFSDSLKLPSKTAFSWANTTILNLNTHYINYSSDKSLACEVYINVFTQEKGTAAQIMYTTRKSNSDLDIPNDSLPHTFIDTSFGFGHGEDQMFVWAMTSHTHKYGADFDIFKRTEAGEKGEQIFDASCGATNGAPGCLDEIYDYHHPPTRKWPMMIPVRWMDGFIYEATFINDGPVPVHFGMTAEDEMAVFMYFYVDDTTGLNLSEEETAIENILTSTFPVFPNPADNTIFIHANETLNDILISISDITGKVIIEDQQNLSGTSSNYLSMDVSGLPPGMYILQGKENGICRFNEKIVIK from the coding sequence ATGAAAAATTTTCTTTTACTCTTTACCGGAATTTTTACTTGCACACTTGCTTTTAATCAGAGCTCAACATGGGAAAATGTTTATTCCATTATTCAGACAAATTGTTCGGGTTGTCATGTGGCGGGACATGTAAGCGGCTTGGATATGAGCGGCACAATTAGTGAAACTTATGATGTACTTTATGATGTTGTACCCACAAACATTGTTTCTGCAGATAAACATTATAAAAGAGTAACTCCCGGCAACCCTTATAAAAGTTTTATTTTCAACAAAATAAATAATGGTTTGGCGTTGGATGTAAATCTGGTTACCGGTGAGGGTGAAGCTTGTCCTCAAGGTGCCTCACCGCTCGACGAAAAAGAAATTGAACTCATTCGCCAATGGATATTATATGGAGCTTTTGAAACGGGTACTTTGGTGGATGAAACTTTAATTGCAGATTTTTATGATAACGACGGAATTCAATCTGTTCCATCACCACCTTCCGCACCTCCTGTTGGGGAAGGTTATCAAATTCATTATGGTCCTTTCTTTTTATGGCCTGAGGAAGAACATGAATATTGGTATAAATTAGAAACCGACGAATCTGATACTATAGAAGTAAACAGATTAGATACCTATATGGGAGAATATTCTCACCATTTTATTATGTATAAATATTATAACACTGCAATCGCTTCTTCGGTGGAATATGGAATTCACGATGGCCCTGATTTTAATGGTGTGGAATTAGTTTATGGTCACCAATTTTCCGACAGTCTTAAACTCCCGAGTAAAACTGCATTTAGTTGGGCAAATACTACAATTTTAAATTTAAACACGCATTACATTAATTACAGCAGTGATAAATCGCTCGCATGTGAGGTGTATATAAATGTTTTCACACAGGAAAAAGGTACAGCAGCACAGATAATGTACACAACACGAAAATCAAATTCCGATCTCGATATTCCAAACGATAGTTTACCACATACATTTATCGATACATCATTTGGTTTTGGTCATGGTGAAGATCAAATGTTTGTTTGGGCAATGACTTCGCATACACATAAATACGGAGCCGATTTCGATATTTTTAAAAGAACAGAAGCAGGTGAAAAAGGCGAACAAATATTCGATGCTTCCTGCGGTGCAACCAATGGAGCTCCGGGTTGTCTTGATGAAATTTATGATTATCATCATCCCCCAACCAGAAAATGGCCGATGATGATTCCAGTTAGGTGGATGGATGGTTTTATTTATGAAGCCACCTTTATTAATGATGGTCCGGTTCCGGTACATTTTGGAATGACTGCAGAAGATGAAATGGCAGTATTCATGTATTTTTATGTAGATGATACAACGGGATTAAATTTATCGGAAGAAGAAACTGCCATAGAAAATATTTTAACGTCAACTTTCCCCGTCTTTCCCAATCCCGCAGATAATACAATATTTATTCATGCAAATGAAACATTAAATGACATTTTAATTTCCATTTCGGATATTACAGGAAAAGTAATTATTGAAGATCAGCAAAATTTATCAGGTACTTCAAGTAATTATTTATCTATGGATGTTTCCGGTCTTCCACCCGGTATGTATATTTTACAGGGAAAAGAAAATGGAATTTGTAGATTTAATGAAAAGATAGTTATAAAATAA
- the creD gene encoding cell envelope integrity protein CreD produces MEDQDNPQGFDRINFWFRTSVTFKLFTICFLALIMLIPASMIQEIINERERLSAETIDEVSNNVASAQELIGPVITVPLIVPPLANGQIPETNYLHILPEHLNISGDVNPQKLERGIYQAIVYETDLSISGNFDLAAISTIQLSGVPNWDKAILNLGITDMRGIKNQLVVDINGSPNAVIAGTSQHQIASSGVSIPLKGISEMLNNKIDFKYDLDLQGSNNLSFIPIGNTTDIKIKSTWNAPSFNGTFLPDERSVSDSGFEAQWHILQLNRNYPQMWEGNMYSETMHSSAFGVDLIESLDDYQKSMRSVKYAILIIASTFLVFFLVEMMNGKRIHPFQYILVGLALCLFYILLVAISEQLNFNAAYIISAAAIVVMISLYSISIFTSKKLSFLLFAILTVLYGFLFVTLQMSDYALLTGSIGLTIMLASTMYFTRNINWYTIRRKHIDNPELKLNETK; encoded by the coding sequence ATGGAAGACCAAGACAATCCTCAAGGTTTCGACCGGATAAATTTCTGGTTCAGGACCTCTGTTACTTTTAAACTGTTTACTATCTGTTTTCTCGCTCTTATCATGCTGATACCTGCCTCTATGATACAGGAAATAATTAATGAAAGAGAGCGTTTGAGTGCCGAAACAATTGATGAAGTGAGCAATAATGTGGCATCAGCTCAGGAACTTATCGGGCCTGTTATTACAGTTCCACTAATTGTACCTCCTCTTGCAAACGGGCAAATACCAGAAACTAATTATCTGCATATTCTGCCGGAACATCTCAATATTTCCGGAGATGTAAATCCTCAAAAATTAGAGAGAGGAATTTACCAGGCAATTGTTTATGAAACTGATCTGAGTATTTCCGGAAATTTTGATCTGGCAGCAATTTCCACAATTCAATTAAGTGGTGTTCCAAATTGGGATAAGGCAATTCTTAATTTAGGTATTACAGATATGCGCGGAATAAAAAATCAATTAGTTGTAGATATAAATGGAAGTCCAAATGCAGTAATTGCAGGAACGAGTCAACATCAAATTGCATCCTCCGGAGTAAGTATTCCTTTAAAAGGAATTTCAGAAATGCTAAATAATAAAATTGATTTTAAATATGACCTTGATCTTCAGGGCAGTAATAATTTATCTTTTATCCCGATAGGAAATACAACAGATATAAAAATAAAATCCACCTGGAATGCACCGAGTTTTAACGGTACATTTTTACCGGATGAACGATCTGTTTCCGATTCAGGATTTGAAGCACAATGGCATATTTTGCAGCTCAATCGAAATTATCCGCAAATGTGGGAAGGAAATATGTATTCTGAAACCATGCACAGCTCTGCGTTTGGGGTGGATCTTATAGAATCACTGGATGATTATCAAAAATCGATGCGTTCGGTAAAATATGCAATTCTCATTATTGCTTCCACCTTTCTTGTATTTTTTCTTGTGGAAATGATGAATGGAAAAAGAATACATCCTTTTCAATATATTTTAGTGGGATTGGCGCTGTGTTTATTTTATATTTTGCTTGTCGCAATTTCAGAACAATTAAATTTTAATGCAGCTTACATCATTTCCGCTGCCGCAATTGTTGTTATGATATCGTTGTATTCCATATCCATATTTACTTCGAAAAAATTATCCTTTTTATTATTTGCGATCTTAACCGTGTTATATGGATTTCTTTTTGTCACATTACAAATGTCGGATTACGCTTTGCTTACCGGAAGTATAGGATTAACAATTATGTTGGCTTCAACAATGTATTTTACCAGAAATATAAATTGGTATACTATCAGAAGAAAACATATCGACAATCCCGAATTAAAATTAAATGAAACCAAATAA
- the gldC gene encoding gliding motility protein GldC — MSKTSEIQLKVFLDESNIPANITWFASDSQMQEPESCKAFMLSVFDEKSSESLRIDLWTKEMRQDEMDKFFFETLMTMADTYHRANQNEEIVKEMKDFAFNFGEKTGIIKRK; from the coding sequence ATGAGCAAAACATCAGAAATTCAGCTGAAAGTATTTTTAGATGAAAGTAATATCCCCGCAAACATAACCTGGTTTGCGAGCGACAGCCAAATGCAGGAACCGGAAAGTTGTAAAGCATTTATGTTGAGTGTATTTGATGAAAAATCTTCCGAATCGCTCCGCATCGATCTTTGGACGAAAGAAATGCGGCAGGATGAAATGGATAAATTCTTTTTCGAAACACTTATGACCATGGCGGATACCTATCACCGCGCAAATCAAAATGAAGAAATAGTGAAAGAGATGAAGGATTTTGCATTTAATTTTGGAGAGAAGACAGGTATTATAAAAAGAAAATAA
- a CDS encoding T9SS type A sorting domain-containing protein, which yields MKRLIVVITAVFASAALQSQTTWEMAYNVIQTNCGGCHIAGHESGLDLSGTIDAVYDNLYDVSPSNAVSLAKGYKRVLPGDPYKSFIFSKINNSLALDVNLEAGEGIACPQGTDPMNNKDIELIRQWIIYGALESDTLVDVALIADFYDNDGFQSIESPPAPPAPGEGFQVHFGPFFLWPETEHEYWLKFPTNIPEDVEVTRVETFMGEYSHHFITYKYSNAAIGAAAASGLHDLAAVDVFNTVLVSANQNPFDLVLPPNTALFWEANAVLDLNSHYLNYATEKSEACEAYINIYTQPAGTAIQQMIPVLLSDDGFYIPNDGVPYTHDAVAYDNSADPEDEIFIWSMTSHTHRHGSDFNIYLRNPDGSKGEQLFDAACGATEGVPGCLDEIYDYRHPPVRFWESMKPAKPKYGIIYETTWINEEDHDLYFGLTSEDEMQVMWYLYLEDTTGLNLPVAINDIEQEESAIKIFPNPAHDIIYINAEIDLSGSMVTITDLTGKIIKQEITNYSGSKYYQMDIKGFTPGIYLINILRNDGANSSAKIIIQ from the coding sequence ATGAAAAGACTCATTGTTGTTATTACTGCAGTATTTGCCTCCGCTGCTTTACAGTCCCAAACTACCTGGGAAATGGCGTATAATGTGATACAAACCAATTGCGGAGGATGTCACATTGCAGGTCATGAAAGTGGTCTCGACCTTAGTGGGACCATAGATGCAGTATATGATAATTTGTACGATGTGAGCCCTAGCAATGCAGTTTCCCTTGCAAAAGGTTACAAAAGAGTATTGCCCGGCGACCCCTATAAAAGTTTTATTTTCAGCAAGATCAATAATAGCCTGGCCCTTGATGTAAATTTAGAGGCTGGCGAAGGAATTGCTTGTCCCCAAGGCACAGATCCCATGAATAATAAGGATATTGAATTAATAAGACAATGGATAATTTATGGTGCGTTGGAAAGTGACACGTTGGTTGATGTAGCATTAATTGCTGATTTTTATGATAACGACGGATTTCAAAGTATAGAATCTCCTCCGGCTCCTCCCGCACCGGGTGAAGGATTTCAAGTGCATTTCGGACCTTTCTTTTTATGGCCGGAAACCGAACATGAATATTGGTTAAAATTTCCGACAAATATTCCCGAAGATGTGGAAGTAACACGTGTGGAAACTTTTATGGGTGAATATTCACATCATTTTATTACCTATAAATATTCCAATGCAGCTATTGGCGCCGCTGCCGCTTCGGGTTTACATGATCTGGCGGCTGTGGATGTTTTTAATACGGTTCTTGTAAGTGCAAATCAAAATCCTTTTGATCTGGTATTACCTCCAAATACTGCATTATTTTGGGAAGCTAATGCAGTGCTTGATCTCAATTCGCATTATTTAAATTATGCAACCGAAAAATCGGAAGCATGCGAAGCATATATTAATATTTATACTCAACCGGCAGGTACGGCAATTCAACAAATGATCCCTGTTTTATTGTCGGATGATGGATTTTATATTCCGAACGATGGTGTTCCTTATACACATGATGCTGTGGCATATGATAATTCTGCTGATCCTGAAGATGAGATATTTATCTGGTCGATGACAAGCCATACACACAGACATGGGTCAGATTTTAATATTTACTTGCGCAATCCCGATGGTTCAAAAGGTGAACAATTATTTGATGCTGCATGTGGCGCAACAGAAGGTGTTCCGGGATGTTTGGATGAAATTTATGATTATCGCCATCCACCTGTAAGGTTTTGGGAAAGTATGAAACCCGCTAAACCGAAATATGGAATTATTTATGAAACAACCTGGATAAATGAAGAAGATCATGATCTCTATTTTGGTCTTACAAGTGAGGATGAAATGCAGGTAATGTGGTACTTATATCTTGAAGATACTACGGGATTAAATTTGCCAGTTGCAATTAACGATATTGAACAAGAAGAATCCGCAATAAAAATATTTCCAAATCCTGCACACGACATAATTTATATTAATGCAGAAATTGATCTTTCAGGATCAATGGTTACCATTACCGACCTGACAGGAAAAATAATAAAACAGGAAATTACCAATTATTCCGGTTCTAAATATTATCAAATGGATATTAAAGGATTTACTCCCGGTATTTATTTAATTAATATTTTGCGAAATGATGGTGCAAATTCAAGTGCGAAAATAATTATACAATAA
- a CDS encoding gamma carbonic anhydrase family protein, giving the protein MPLILTVNEKTPQFGKNCFLAENCTIVGEVKMGDDCSVWFNAVIRGDVNSITIGNKVNIQDNAVIHCTYLKAATTIGNNVSIGHNAIVHGCTIHDNVLVGMGAIVMDNAIVNENVLIAAGAVVLENSILESGFIYGGVPAKKLKPLSEEVFKHNIDRIANNYVILKMVPINLPMMYR; this is encoded by the coding sequence ATGCCATTAATTCTCACTGTAAACGAAAAGACTCCTCAATTTGGAAAAAATTGTTTTCTCGCAGAAAATTGCACCATAGTAGGTGAAGTAAAAATGGGTGACGATTGCAGTGTGTGGTTTAATGCAGTTATTCGCGGCGATGTAAATTCTATTACCATCGGAAATAAAGTAAATATTCAGGATAATGCTGTAATACATTGCACCTATTTAAAAGCCGCAACTACAATTGGAAATAATGTTTCCATAGGACATAATGCAATTGTTCATGGATGCACCATTCACGATAATGTGTTGGTTGGCATGGGTGCAATTGTGATGGATAATGCAATAGTAAATGAAAATGTTTTAATAGCAGCCGGAGCAGTAGTTTTAGAAAATTCGATATTAGAAAGTGGTTTCATCTACGGTGGCGTTCCTGCCAAAAAACTTAAACCACTAAGTGAAGAAGTTTTTAAACACAATATCGATCGCATTGCGAATAATTATGTGATACTCAAAATGGTTCCAATAAATTTACCGATGATGTACCGATGA
- a CDS encoding patatin-like phospholipase family protein → MQHKIGITLSGGGARGIAHIGVLQALESAGIFPDVISGCSAGAMVGALYAEGYSPRKIYSLIENKSIYSIIKMGLPNKGMMELVYFRKILTENIAHDTFEQLKKPFYTSVTNLNTGNCEIIGSGKLTDYVIASQSIPLVFKPLKIGEYLYVDGGVLNNLPVEPVRDQCDILIGVNVTPINYTEKLSGMRDVGFRILNLSLMTNMESRMKQCDFLIEPDTADYTIFDVNKSKLIYDAGYEAALPVAEKIIQFIKSENQ, encoded by the coding sequence ATGCAACACAAAATTGGAATAACACTTTCAGGAGGAGGCGCAAGAGGCATTGCACATATTGGTGTATTGCAAGCTCTCGAAAGTGCGGGAATTTTTCCGGATGTTATTTCAGGTTGTAGTGCGGGTGCTATGGTGGGTGCATTATATGCAGAGGGTTATTCTCCGCGAAAAATATATTCACTCATTGAAAATAAAAGTATTTACAGTATTATTAAAATGGGGCTCCCTAACAAAGGGATGATGGAACTTGTTTATTTCAGAAAGATATTAACTGAAAATATTGCGCACGATACTTTTGAGCAATTAAAAAAACCATTTTATACCTCTGTCACAAATTTAAATACCGGAAATTGTGAAATAATTGGCAGTGGAAAATTAACCGATTATGTAATTGCTTCACAATCTATTCCCTTAGTGTTTAAACCATTAAAGATCGGTGAATATTTATATGTTGATGGAGGAGTATTAAACAATCTTCCCGTGGAACCCGTTCGCGATCAGTGTGATATTTTGATAGGCGTAAATGTTACACCTATTAATTACACAGAAAAATTAAGTGGAATGCGTGACGTGGGTTTTCGGATCTTGAATTTATCTCTCATGACAAATATGGAAAGCAGAATGAAACAATGCGATTTTTTAATTGAACCCGACACAGCAGATTACACCATATTTGATGTAAACAAATCAAAACTTATTTATGATGCAGGATATGAAGCAGCATTACCGGTTGCCGAAAAAATTATTCAATTCATAAAATCGGAAAATCAATAA